DNA sequence from the Armigeres subalbatus isolate Guangzhou_Male chromosome 1, GZ_Asu_2, whole genome shotgun sequence genome:
GCTTGTATTATTGTCGTCAGTTGCAAATTGAGCAAACTTCAAAAACCTGTGTGACGCTCGATATTGTTTGTTGCTGGCATAAACAACTCGAATAATGACAACTCTGGTTCGAGACACCTCCAAACTGTAACTATGATATCTCAAACAGCGTATACTTCTATCAAACTTCGCAAATTACTATGAATGTAAAATATGTTATATTGCAAACGGCGTAAGTACTAGTAACCTGTCATTTCACGTTAAAACTACGAACATCCGAACGAATGTACTCAACATGTTCGGTTGATTTGTTGCGCTTGTTTGGCAGCAGGCAACTAACGATGATTATAGCTCTCGTTCATCGCACCAACTCAGGAACACGGTACGATTTCGGCGACAAGCGTTGTGTCAAGCGGTCGCACATGGATTGCCACAATCTAACAGGAAGAACATTGGGCGGCAGTCTGAAACGAGATACAACGCCATTAAATTATGTTCCCCGAATTGTGATGGACATAGCTCACGTGTGTTGCCACAATCCGACGCGTCGATATTTGGCTTGACTCTCACTGTGAGCCAATTTCTTAAAGTACGCATTAACCCGCTGCTCATAAGGATCCTTGCTGGCCAGCTTCACTCGAGGCACTGGAGTATtcaatttcgcaaaacccaactgtaGTAGGGCTTGACCCAGGTCAACCTTTCTGAGCCATTTCTTGTCCGCGGAAAGTTCACTGAAGTAGACACAACACTCGGCGTATTCCTTACCAGTATCTTTCTGGTGGACGGGAACAAAAGTAACCTGCCGATTGACGACCACCGTCTGTAGCCACGAGTACCCATTGGCATTGACATCCACCCCGGCCACCTTGACCGGGAGCGTTTTGCTGGACCAGAAGAAAATGTTCAGTGGTGGACGGTGTTTGACCACTAACAGTGGACCGGACTGAATCGAGGGTTCGATTTTGGTCACCCGACCGTATTGTGGGATTTGTTCTCGGATAAAGTGCCTCGGGATGTCCGAGGGCTTTCCAAACCGCGTGAGCTAAAGGTGTGGATCGAAAAGACGATCTTAGTTTCGAAAATGTTTCTGTGTGCTTTGTACAATACATACCGGTCTGATTTTGTTATATGCAACAACGAACAGGATTCCAGATACCGTGTAGGTCGCAATCTATGCAGGAAAGGAAAATGCGGAAAAAGAATGTCGTTCaattaaaaaaacgtttttggagtgaatatACACACCTTGATGTGCGAGAAAGAATAATCAAAGTAGCATTAAACTTTTCTAACACATTTATTATATGTTATGCTAAAATTGGTTTgagtgaaaaatgaagaaggtaaCAGAGATCTTTTTACACGAACTTttcccgggatttttttaattttttcgagAAAATCTTCACAATTTTGCTAGGAAAATTCTTCTAGTCTTCCTCTAGAATTTTCTCGACAAATTATTTGAAGATATCCCATGAAACTCTTCTGTATTTCCCCGAAAATCTACTAATTCTACTAAACATCCTTAGGGAAATTCTCGCGACTTTGCCCGACTGGCAGTGAtagtaccgtggacccccggtaatatgaccgcttttaatctgaacactttttaatttgaaccccgttggtttgaacatcgttcaaattaaaaatggttcaaacgtcatttagcacgtggaatccagagaagaaaaatgaaacatcgtgaaacggaacgcagaatcaaaacaaaccagcaaagagagcggccagaaaccagtttttctgatgcaaatagagtaaccagaagttcaaattaaaaatgaaccccgttaatttgaatgaggtaccgttcaaattatcgggggtccacggtatacaTAGAAGAAAGATGTCTGAAAAGCAGCCAGATTTAGTCCGGGAGTTGGAAGGTGTTAGCTTTACTGCAGCAATAGTGACCCTTTTCAGACAGCCTGGTTCCTTATGACCTGTCAAGTGCCACatatatctatctatataaataaaaattagtttagGTTCCCTTCCCTTCCTTTGATATTTCCTCATTTGAAGTTCTGGAGTaaaattgagtaaatcgtgaaaaactaaaattaagaatcgtatggaaacttTGCTTGGGTAGTTCgtaacgcgcattttcgcctattatgcaggacaacgtctgccggatTGACTAGTTTACAATAAGATCGACCTGTTTATGCTTTCATTaccaattggataatggatccataaacaaatttCCAGATTTTAAAATCCAGCTCGTGTATAAGTTTTGAGTTTAAAATCATatgaaaaacattttgaatCAATCTCATCAAATTAATCCTTTTCCGGATTACAGACGTCCGAAGCACCAACGGTACGCATTGATTTTCAAGGACAGTAATTCTTATACtcaaattgaaatttatatCAAGTGTCGCTCAACCTCGTAAATAAGGATGTCTAAAGACAAATATAAGTATGAATTGACGTGAATTAGCTTCTGTTCTTCTTTTACGAATAAAATAGATCACAGTCAGATATTAAAGAGGTTTGATGTGGCTTCGTAGAATTCCAACCAAttacagggctgttacaaactgaccaaattccaatccgcgaaatccgcgactaaCAAAATGAAATCCGCGACTACAAAAACAAAAccgcgacaaacaaaaataagcGAATTATCACGTAAAAACACATTTCAATGCACAATTTCAATACTGTTGTTTTTTGATCTATCAATGCTTTGATCAGTAGAAAACGTGAAAAAAATATGCCGCGTGATGTTTTGAATGGCGAATCAGAAATTATTTCATTGTTTATAAATAAATGGGTCGTTGATCCCACTTCATAGAGCTTTGATGCCAAAGTTCACAGATTTACTGAAAATAAAGTACATGACGTTTCATATCAAGATACATTATTATCAAaagaataaaatcataaaaagtTATACGTTCAAGCAGAACTGACTTTCAAAtgcagtttcaaaatagttgatggcTATTTCACAGTCATTTCAAGGGTTTCGAGGCATGCAGTAGCATGAATTTGGATATAGAGTGATAAGAACAGTTGACGACTCCGAACTCATGATGGAACCAAAGTGGGAAACCGCCAGTTTGGATTCTACACACTAGAACTAACATCGATACGAGGTTCTAAGTAGGTTGTTTATATGGCGTTGGTCACACGGGTATAACAGCTTGGTTAATggtaatatcttcttcttcttcttattggcattacatccccacactgggacagagccgcctcgcagcttagtgttcattaagcacttccacagttattaactgcgaggtttctaagccaagttaccatttttgcattcgtatatcatgaggctaacacgatgatacttttatgctcagggaagccgagacaatttccaatccgaaaattgcctagatcggcaccgataatcgaacccagccaccctcagtatgtcttgctttgtagccgcgcgtcttaccgcacggctaaggagggcccctaatggTAATATAGAAGATCAATAACTTGAAATGTGTTAACTATTTGGAATTCCAGATGTCTAGGAttcttatgctacgttttgacagggcaagtgaattgaacaactcagtgaAATTCAAtggacttgccaaaagttgaacatgccaaaacaaataaaagtcaactttcttttcgttcgaGTGAATTGAACGGAAATGTTTAGACGTTCAGAACTCGATTTTACCAAACTGATTCTCCAGAGAGGTCCTAAAATTCTACCTAAAAAGCTCTGAAAAATATATGCAGAGAATGGAAGGTCTGCGGATTGTTTAACAAATTGTCGAAATAAGGTGTGCTGTCCACGAAGTGCCAGATGGAGTTATAATCTCTGCATGGTTCATATTGGAGCAGAGGGAAATACAGGACTTGCGATATTCTGCTCCTCATGGGGGATTGCATCATCTATTGACCACTGATCTTTTGCGAGCAGTGGATCGTCGGATTTGCAATCAACCGAGATTTTCCTCAGTTTCAGTATTGTACTCAAGCActagcagtgttgtaaaatgtcattggcATTCATTTGTCTAATTTTACGGAACCTTTTTCAAAAACTCATATCAAATTATGAGGTGTaccgaacttatagcgcttataAGGCTATATAACTTTGTCTAACAGGACACTGTTAATAAAATAgtctgacagcataatgtgtttaaatgggtgttgatattttttaatccagaaaattccgaattagcgagatccggactaacgagacGTCGGATTActgaggtccggataagcgagGGGATACTGTATtattaaaattcaataaaattcaaaaaaaaattggactaTCAGGCGAATCCTTCTGATTCGTGCAAAACTTTTCCAGTTTTtgtttagatttttaaaaaatatgggttctttgggaaagttgacctcaaGCGAATCAAAACGTTGGCTGAGACTATCCAAAAGAgatatattttttgaagggaGAGGTCAATTGAGCTATGACAGTGCTAAGGACTAGatagaaaataatttgaataggcAGTCTGGAGTACTGGGAGTCACTATGGAGCAGAACTGGATGAGGCATAAGGTCGGTGCGATAACCAGCAACCCGAATTGTAAAAATATTGTACGATATTCGCAACAACATTCATGGGAATCACTCAGGTCAACAGACGGTTTTCAAATATCGTTTGGATATCAATCAACATTCATACGATAACTAAAATATATAATGTgatcaggcttcggaattctcactcatatgaataaaaacctgcgattaatccattaaGCGGAGAGTGATTTTGCATGGtccccctgtgaggaagtattctcacacaacatttttatccggatagaatggcgggtgataaattcgtgatcgccggataatttaattttaatccacaaattttccttctcgtcgcctcaccagataaattttacaagcatatttacaaaaatttaggaccgcaacggaattcgaacccaaaacaattttaaaatgttcagagTGCCCACTAAAACCACAccaccacatgaattgattgaaagcaGTGGGAAATACTGCTGTATTGAATCttctgcttatcgtggcgcatcatcagattcaatcagcttggagaggcaaagtaagctgcatttaaaccgtctaagacgaattaagtactgtccatttaattccaccagttaattttcgttatctttgcagatacgtatttcgaccacaactgtgtggtcgtcttcagtgtcttgtacttgactcaagtcgagtcaagtacaagacactgaagacgaccacacagttgtggtcgaaatacgtatctgcaaagataacgaaaattaactggtggaattaaatggacagtacttaattcgtcttagacggtttaatacattccactaaaagagcttaatatatttttctgaagctGCATTTGATTTCCGCGAAGCATGGGAAggaggataacaatttttcgcaccatcgcttgtgccggagtt
Encoded proteins:
- the LOC134208318 gene encoding protein C3orf33 homolog encodes the protein MATERAPPLEDKSYFRRFCDYMSHDTKGVEIATYTVSGILFVVAYNKIRPLTRFGKPSDIPRHFIREQIPQYGRVTKIEPSIQSGPLLVVKHRPPLNIFFWSSKTLPVKVAGVDVNANGYSWLQTVVVNRQVTFVPVHQKDTGKEYAECCVYFSELSADKKWLRKVDLGQALLQLGFAKLNTPVPRVKLASKDPYEQRVNAYFKKLAHSESQAKYRRVGLWQHTLPPNVLPVRLWQSMCDRLTQRLSPKSYRVPELVR